In uncultured Methanobrevibacter sp., the following proteins share a genomic window:
- a CDS encoding sodium:solute symporter, with product MDVMILAIIFIVYIFALVFVGYYAYKKTNSSEDFMIAGKDTHPFIMAMSYGATFISTAAIVGFGGVAGQYGMSVLWLAFLNIIIGVFIAFVFLGKRTRRMGHALESLTFPEFLGKRFDSKFIHYVSGLIIFCAMPLYAAVVLIGAARFLESSLLIDFSIALLILSIIITFYVLFGGIRGVMYTDALQGTIMVVAMMFLLVFVYWLLGGVDTANTALTNMGHLYPADAMATGGTGWTSFPEFGTPFWWSLVSSTLIGVGIGVLAQPSLIVRFMTVKSDKELNRSVLIGGIFIAIMPTTAYIVGSLSNVYFFDKLGKIAVDVVGGNIDKIIPTFITMALPEWFVYIFLLSLIAAAMSTISSQLHTQGTAFGVDIYGTIREKSKQKLDQVSISRVGILIAIILALVMAFSLPGSVVALGTSLFFEICAAAFLPVFLGALYWKGITRLGAIAGILSGTFVSLFWLIFVFKKTAVGLGICQFILGVETILPAAPWPFIDVMLIAVPVSAIFTIVVSLLTKPPADEVIDKAFENIDTKGSDA from the coding sequence ATGGACGTTATGATTTTGGCAATAATATTTATTGTTTACATATTCGCCTTAGTCTTTGTAGGTTACTATGCTTACAAGAAAACCAATTCCTCTGAAGACTTTATGATTGCTGGTAAAGACACACACCCATTCATTATGGCTATGAGTTATGGTGCAACATTCATCTCAACGGCGGCAATTGTAGGTTTCGGTGGAGTTGCAGGCCAATATGGAATGAGTGTTTTATGGCTAGCATTTTTAAATATTATAATTGGTGTATTTATCGCATTTGTATTTTTAGGAAAAAGAACCCGTCGTATGGGACATGCACTGGAATCCCTGACATTTCCGGAATTTTTAGGTAAACGTTTCGATTCCAAATTCATCCACTATGTATCCGGATTAATCATATTCTGTGCAATGCCACTTTATGCGGCGGTAGTGCTAATCGGTGCTGCAAGATTTTTGGAATCATCCTTACTGATTGATTTCAGCATTGCGCTTTTAATATTATCTATCATTATCACATTCTATGTGCTCTTTGGTGGAATCCGTGGTGTAATGTATACAGACGCATTACAGGGAACCATCATGGTTGTGGCAATGATGTTCCTTCTTGTATTTGTTTACTGGTTGCTTGGAGGAGTGGACACAGCAAACACCGCACTTACAAACATGGGTCACTTGTATCCTGCCGATGCAATGGCAACGGGCGGAACAGGTTGGACTTCGTTTCCGGAATTTGGAACACCTTTCTGGTGGTCACTTGTATCCTCAACATTGATTGGTGTAGGTATCGGGGTACTCGCACAACCTTCATTGATTGTAAGGTTCATGACCGTTAAATCAGATAAGGAACTTAACAGGTCAGTTCTTATTGGAGGTATATTCATTGCAATCATGCCGACAACCGCTTATATTGTAGGATCCCTATCCAATGTATATTTCTTCGATAAATTGGGTAAGATTGCAGTGGATGTTGTTGGAGGAAACATCGATAAGATTATTCCGACATTCATTACAATGGCACTTCCTGAATGGTTTGTATATATTTTCCTATTGTCCCTTATTGCGGCTGCAATGTCAACAATTTCATCACAGCTTCACACACAGGGAACTGCCTTTGGTGTGGATATCTACGGTACAATAAGGGAAAAATCCAAACAAAAGCTTGATCAGGTAAGCATTTCAAGAGTAGGTATCTTGATAGCTATCATTTTGGCATTGGTAATGGCATTTTCACTTCCGGGAAGTGTAGTTGCATTAGGTACAAGCCTGTTCTTTGAAATCTGTGCAGCGGCATTCCTGCCTGTATTTTTAGGAGCACTCTACTGGAAGGGAATCACAAGACTTGGAGCCATTGCAGGAATATTGTCCGGAACATTCGTAAGTTTATTCTGGTTAATATTCGTATTTAAAAAGACTGCAGTGGGACTTGGAATATGCCAATTCATCCTTGGTGTTGAAACAATCCTGCCGGCCGCTCCATGGCCATTTATTGATGTAATGCTGATTGCAGTGCCTGTATCAGCAATATTTACAATCGTAGTAAGTTTACTGACCAAACCTCCTGCTGATGAGGTTATTGACAAAGCATTTGAAAACATAGACACAAAAGGAAGTGATGCATAA
- a CDS encoding phenylacetate--CoA ligase family protein: MFWNEKAECMNKEEKEKVQLERLQKTVKLAYENVEFYKKRFDEIGLKPEDIKTLKDIEKIPFTTKSDLREAYPLGLLAVPREEIVEVHASSGTTGKPTVTAYTQNDLDIWGECIARGLKMAGAKEEYIIQNAYGYGLFTGGFGIHHGGNKMGAITIPISAGNTRRQLDTMIDFQSDILTCTPSYAMYLGESREKAGIALEDINLKAGIHGAEMWTNEMRKRIETSLGIKTHNIYGLTEVMGPGVAQECDCQNGMHIQDDHFYPEIIDPKTGETLDYGENGELVLTSLTKTGMPILRFRTKDLTSLIGEKCECGRTTVRMTRITGRSDDMLKIKGVMVFPSQIEKALLKVSGASPNYMIHVTRPDILDEVEVKVEASKELFSDEMKKMEQVEKQIQASIRSETGIRVDVTIVEPESLPRSEGKAVRVIDERNL; this comes from the coding sequence ATGTTTTGGAATGAAAAAGCAGAATGTATGAATAAAGAAGAAAAAGAAAAAGTACAACTAGAAAGACTACAAAAGACTGTAAAGCTCGCCTATGAAAATGTCGAGTTTTATAAAAAAAGATTCGATGAAATCGGATTAAAACCAGAAGATATTAAAACATTAAAAGACATTGAAAAAATTCCATTTACAACAAAAAGTGACCTAAGAGAAGCTTATCCATTAGGACTTTTAGCAGTCCCTCGTGAAGAGATTGTGGAAGTACACGCATCATCCGGAACCACAGGAAAACCAACCGTAACCGCATATACCCAAAATGACTTGGACATTTGGGGAGAATGTATTGCACGTGGACTCAAAATGGCCGGTGCTAAAGAAGAATACATTATCCAAAACGCATACGGATACGGATTATTCACCGGAGGATTCGGTATACACCACGGTGGGAATAAAATGGGAGCAATCACAATTCCAATTTCTGCGGGAAACACCCGAAGACAATTAGATACAATGATAGACTTCCAAAGTGATATCCTAACATGTACCCCTTCATATGCAATGTATCTTGGTGAATCAAGAGAAAAGGCAGGAATCGCATTAGAAGACATTAATCTGAAAGCAGGAATCCACGGAGCTGAAATGTGGACAAACGAAATGAGAAAAAGAATTGAAACTTCTCTTGGAATTAAAACCCACAACATCTACGGTTTAACCGAAGTAATGGGTCCTGGTGTAGCACAGGAATGTGACTGTCAGAACGGAATGCACATTCAGGATGACCACTTCTACCCTGAAATAATCGATCCAAAAACCGGTGAAACCTTGGATTACGGTGAAAATGGAGAACTTGTCCTAACTTCACTTACCAAAACTGGAATGCCTATTTTAAGATTTAGAACAAAAGACTTGACATCACTCATCGGTGAGAAATGTGAATGTGGAAGAACCACTGTCAGAATGACCAGAATTACCGGTAGAAGTGATGACATGCTTAAAATCAAAGGAGTTATGGTTTTCCCATCCCAAATTGAAAAAGCATTACTTAAAGTTTCAGGCGCAAGCCCTAACTACATGATCCACGTAACCAGACCGGACATTCTTGATGAAGTAGAAGTGAAAGTAGAAGCTTCAAAAGAGTTATTCTCAGATGAAATGAAAAAAATGGAACAAGTTGAAAAACAAATTCAGGCATCCATCAGATCAGAAACTGGAATCAGGGTTGACGTTACTATTGTTGAACCGGAATCCCTTCCAAGAAGCGAAGGTAAAGCAGTACGTGTAATTGACGAAAGAAATCTTTAA
- a CDS encoding symporter small accessory protein, whose amino-acid sequence MMILGMEDPWIWGVYVGIILSTLLCIVYGIVNWNKGD is encoded by the coding sequence ATGATGATTTTAGGTATGGAAGACCCATGGATTTGGGGAGTATATGTTGGAATTATCCTGTCCACACTTCTATGTATTGTTTATGGTATCGTAAATTGGAATAAGGGAGATTAG
- a CDS encoding carboxymuconolactone decarboxylase family protein encodes MKDLFENFERIEKNDPEFHEIFKNFAYDEVYQNSSLDEKDSVLVSLASLIACQSPKAFKKILLAAINKYITPEEVKELLYQSVPYVGFGRAHNFFGVVIKVFDKKGIDLPLSPRSNTNSEDRYEKGLEIQNRYFGEELITAMKQTRPEGQKHFDSFLEGYCFGDFYTRDGLNDQQRELITFTFIATLGGCENQLRGHTQGNLSVGNDKQKLVSAITIILPYIGFPRLLNALGIINEICD; translated from the coding sequence ATGAAAGATTTATTTGAAAATTTTGAAAGAATTGAAAAAAATGACCCGGAATTTCATGAGATATTTAAAAACTTTGCTTATGATGAAGTTTACCAGAATTCCAGTTTGGATGAAAAGGATTCAGTATTGGTGAGTTTGGCATCATTGATTGCATGTCAATCTCCAAAGGCATTTAAAAAGATTTTATTGGCTGCTATAAATAAATATATAACTCCTGAAGAAGTTAAAGAACTGCTTTACCAATCTGTTCCATATGTGGGATTTGGCCGTGCACACAATTTCTTTGGGGTTGTAATAAAAGTATTCGATAAAAAAGGAATTGATTTGCCTTTGTCTCCAAGATCCAATACCAATTCCGAAGACAGGTATGAAAAGGGTCTTGAAATACAAAACAGATATTTCGGTGAAGAGTTAATTACAGCAATGAAGCAGACAAGACCTGAAGGTCAAAAACATTTTGACAGTTTCCTTGAAGGTTATTGTTTTGGTGACTTCTACACCCGTGACGGGTTAAATGACCAGCAAAGGGAATTGATAACATTCACATTTATTGCAACTTTGGGTGGTTGTGAAAATCAGTTAAGGGGTCACACTCAGGGCAATTTGAGCGTTGGCAATGATAAGCAAAAACTGGTGTCTGCAATAACTATTATATTGCCGTATATTGGTTTTCCAAGATTATTAAATGCGCTTGGCATCATTAATGAAATTTGTGATTAA
- a CDS encoding pyridoxamine 5'-phosphate oxidase family protein gives MSNIEKVYEILEKAETFYLATVDGDKPKVRPLGGRVFHDDKIWFTIGTYKDVYKQLEVNPNAEIAAWDGEHFLRYYGEAVLEKNEEVIAKAFEAMPEIKAVYEENNLEMGVFYLDNATAEIRNMMAIEESFEFKY, from the coding sequence ATGTCAAATATCGAAAAAGTATACGAAATTTTAGAAAAAGCAGAAACTTTCTACCTTGCAACCGTTGATGGCGACAAACCAAAAGTAAGACCATTGGGCGGTCGTGTATTTCATGACGATAAAATCTGGTTTACCATAGGAACATACAAAGACGTCTACAAACAACTTGAAGTCAACCCTAATGCCGAAATTGCCGCATGGGACGGAGAACACTTCCTAAGATACTACGGAGAAGCAGTTCTTGAAAAAAATGAAGAAGTAATTGCAAAAGCATTTGAAGCAATGCCTGAAATCAAGGCAGTTTATGAAGAAAACAACCTTGAAATGGGTGTATTCTACCTCGACAATGCAACTGCCGAAATAAGAAACATGATGGCTATTGAAGAGTCATTTGAATTTAAGTATTAA
- the modA gene encoding molybdate ABC transporter substrate-binding protein translates to MDNKKIIIAILAIFIVVCAASTVSAGLFDFLGGDNSTNSTDLNGKEINLAAAASLKNVYDEKLIPMFEQKYPGVKVTPTYASSGDLQTQIENGLEADVFMSAANKQMNALAEKGLIDNSTNVQSLENKVVLIVPADSNSNISSFDDLKNVNGNIAIGDPESVPAGQYAQEVMNNTGIWSDVESKLSLGTDVTAVLNQVAEGSADCGIVYATDAKSNDKVKVVCEAPEDALKTPVIYPVAVLKDSKDADAAKIFLEFLQSKEAQDVFVDYGFTIHK, encoded by the coding sequence ATGGATAATAAAAAAATAATTATCGCGATTTTGGCTATATTTATAGTTGTTTGTGCAGCTTCAACAGTCAGCGCAGGTTTATTTGATTTTTTAGGCGGTGACAACAGCACAAACAGTACTGATTTAAATGGTAAGGAAATTAATTTGGCTGCAGCGGCCAGTTTAAAAAATGTTTATGATGAAAAATTAATTCCGATGTTTGAGCAAAAGTATCCTGGAGTAAAGGTCACTCCAACTTACGCTTCAAGTGGAGATTTACAAACTCAAATTGAAAACGGTTTGGAAGCGGATGTTTTCATGTCTGCTGCTAACAAACAGATGAATGCTTTAGCTGAAAAAGGTTTAATTGACAACAGTACAAACGTACAATCTTTAGAAAACAAAGTTGTTTTAATCGTACCGGCTGATTCCAATTCAAATATTTCCTCATTCGATGATTTAAAAAATGTTAATGGAAACATTGCTATTGGAGATCCGGAATCCGTACCTGCTGGACAATATGCTCAAGAAGTAATGAACAATACAGGTATATGGAGTGATGTTGAATCCAAATTATCTTTAGGTACTGATGTAACTGCTGTATTAAACCAAGTTGCAGAAGGATCTGCTGATTGCGGTATCGTATATGCTACTGATGCTAAATCTAATGATAAAGTTAAAGTAGTTTGTGAAGCTCCTGAAGATGCTTTAAAAACTCCAGTTATTTATCCTGTAGCTGTTTTAAAAGATTCTAAAGATGCAGATGCTGCAAAAATATTCCTTGAATTCTTGCAATCTAAAGAAGCTCAAGATGTATTTGTAGATTATGGTTTTACTATTCACAAATAG
- a CDS encoding lipopolysaccharide assembly protein LapB, translated as MKSKFKQGIEEFENESYDCALKHFEGIGQDDDDYEISLLYKISCLIHLKRYRQALSLSNRLIEKYPREFPLWFDKARCHILLKEYDEMESALIHLERIVDKTDKVDLLYMAKLYNYLHDNSKALEYVNMALEIDENYVDALDEKFLTAVQLRDKKSQEEAIVKLYDISDKRLIDSMPLFFMKLLSKDYEGALDLLNEANVQKEDENYVELYKGAIYKHLTDDLNAQLMLDDNIELDVEDAIRIMLKFKENGTDHGQIHGVNYFVL; from the coding sequence ATGAAATCTAAATTCAAACAAGGAATTGAAGAATTTGAAAATGAAAGTTATGATTGTGCATTAAAGCATTTTGAAGGTATTGGCCAAGACGATGATGATTATGAAATTTCTTTGCTGTACAAAATTTCCTGTCTGATTCATTTAAAACGATATAGGCAAGCCCTGTCATTATCAAATCGGTTAATTGAAAAGTATCCTCGGGAATTTCCATTGTGGTTTGACAAGGCCAGATGCCATATACTTTTAAAGGAGTATGATGAGATGGAATCTGCCCTTATCCATTTAGAAAGGATTGTTGATAAAACCGACAAGGTGGATTTGTTGTACATGGCCAAATTGTACAATTATTTGCATGACAATTCGAAGGCTCTTGAATATGTCAATATGGCATTGGAAATTGATGAAAATTATGTGGATGCATTGGATGAAAAGTTTTTAACTGCTGTTCAGCTCAGGGATAAGAAATCTCAGGAGGAGGCAATAGTGAAGTTATACGACATTTCCGATAAAAGGCTAATTGATTCCATGCCTCTGTTTTTCATGAAATTGCTTTCAAAAGACTATGAGGGGGCACTGGATTTGCTGAATGAGGCTAATGTTCAAAAGGAAGATGAAAATTATGTTGAATTGTACAAGGGAGCAATCTATAAGCATCTGACTGATGATTTGAATGCACAGTTGATGCTTGATGATAACATTGAGTTGGATGTTGAAGACGCCATTAGAATCATGCTCAAATTCAAGGAAAACGGCACGGATCACGGCCAAATTCATGGTGTAAATTATTTTGTACTTTGA
- a CDS encoding amino acid-binding protein, with translation MAVKQISIFVENKEGRIKKAIDTLAKANINIRALSIADTTKYGILRLIVSDNKTAIEALEKDGFIVKENEVIVLAIPDEPNGLNSTLAVFDEKNINLEYLYAFVGSNSNEAIVAMRLENMEMAIDALKGSNVKILDEADIKNI, from the coding sequence ATGGCAGTTAAACAAATCTCAATTTTCGTAGAAAACAAAGAAGGAAGAATTAAAAAAGCAATCGACACATTAGCAAAAGCTAATATCAACATCCGTGCATTATCCATTGCAGACACAACCAAATATGGTATTTTAAGATTGATTGTTTCAGATAACAAAACAGCAATTGAAGCACTTGAAAAAGACGGTTTTATTGTTAAAGAAAATGAAGTTATCGTTTTAGCAATACCTGACGAACCAAACGGATTAAATTCAACCTTGGCTGTTTTTGATGAAAAAAATATTAACCTTGAATATTTATATGCATTTGTCGGAAGCAACAGCAATGAAGCTATTGTTGCAATGAGATTAGAAAACATGGAAATGGCAATCGATGCACTTAAAGGCAGCAACGTTAAAATTTTAGACGA
- a CDS encoding SDR family oxidoreductase yields MSEVVLLTGAGQIGMAIARRIGHGKKIVIGDKNIQNAENIAKIMVEAGFDVEIQECDISSRESIKNLIKTAQKYGEISYFVNAAGVSPSQAPIKTILKVDLYGTAVLLEEIGKVIKEGGVGVTISSQSGHRMKQLGAEIDEQLATTPTEELLDLEVLQEENIVDTLHAYQLAKRCNVKRVMYEACRWGEKGARINSISPGIIVTPLAIDEFKGPRGDFYKNMFANCPSGRPGTADEVANVAELLMGDKGTFITGSDFLADGGATASYFYGKLKPL; encoded by the coding sequence ATGTCAGAGGTAGTGTTATTAACAGGAGCAGGCCAAATTGGTATGGCAATTGCAAGAAGAATTGGACATGGCAAAAAAATAGTCATAGGGGATAAAAACATTCAAAATGCAGAAAATATTGCTAAAATAATGGTTGAAGCGGGATTTGATGTTGAAATTCAGGAATGTGATATCTCCTCAAGGGAATCAATTAAAAATTTAATCAAAACTGCCCAAAAATATGGTGAAATTTCATATTTCGTTAATGCTGCTGGGGTATCACCGTCACAGGCTCCAATAAAGACAATATTAAAAGTGGACTTATATGGAACTGCAGTTTTACTTGAAGAAATCGGAAAAGTAATAAAAGAAGGAGGTGTTGGAGTAACAATATCTTCTCAATCTGGACATAGGATGAAACAGTTAGGTGCAGAAATTGATGAACAGCTTGCAACAACTCCAACTGAAGAATTGCTGGATTTGGAAGTGCTTCAGGAGGAAAATATTGTTGATACGCTCCATGCCTATCAATTGGCAAAAAGATGCAATGTTAAAAGGGTAATGTATGAAGCATGCAGATGGGGTGAAAAGGGAGCAAGAATCAACTCAATTTCTCCGGGAATTATCGTAACTCCTCTTGCTATTGATGAATTCAAGGGTCCTAGAGGTGATTTCTACAAAAACATGTTTGCAAACTGCCCATCCGGAAGGCCTGGAACAGCGGATGAGGTTGCAAATGTGGCTGAATTATTGATGGGTGATAAGGGAACATTCATCACAGGCAGTGACTTTTTAGCGGATGGCGGTGCAACAGCATCATACTTCTATGGAAAACTTAAACCTTTATAA